A window of the Brumimicrobium sp. genome harbors these coding sequences:
- a CDS encoding bifunctional nuclease family protein, giving the protein MKKVKLEIIGLSYSQTQSGAYALVLSETDGQRRLPIIIGGFEAQAIAIELENMKPSRPLTHDLVKNIADTFGILVKEIVIHSLREGIFYSKLICESNGKEVEIDARTSDAIALAVRFKCPVYTYESILSSAGIRMDQEEEESGEAKETETPQVEQNKTDKQDFSKLSIKDLEKHLEKAVENEDYEMASKIRDEINKRTS; this is encoded by the coding sequence ATGAAAAAAGTAAAGCTGGAAATTATTGGACTTTCATACAGTCAAACACAATCTGGAGCATACGCACTGGTTCTTTCTGAAACAGATGGCCAACGCAGATTACCTATTATTATTGGAGGATTCGAAGCTCAAGCAATCGCTATTGAACTTGAAAATATGAAACCTTCTCGCCCTCTCACTCATGATTTAGTAAAAAATATTGCCGATACCTTTGGTATTTTAGTTAAAGAGATTGTAATTCATAGTTTACGTGAAGGCATTTTCTATTCTAAACTAATCTGTGAAAGCAATGGGAAAGAAGTAGAAATAGATGCCCGTACATCTGATGCTATTGCTTTAGCAGTTCGTTTCAAATGTCCTGTATATACCTATGAAAGTATTCTAAGTTCTGCAGGAATTCGCATGGATCAGGAAGAGGAAGAATCAGGGGAAGCAAAAGAAACAGAAACACCACAAGTCGAGCAAAATAAAACCGATAAACAAGATTTTTCTAAATTATCTATCAAAGATCTCGAAAAACATTTAGAAAAAGCAGTAGAAAATGAAGACTATGAAATGGCGTCAAAAATACGTGACGAGATAAATAAACGTACCTCTTAA
- a CDS encoding MFS transporter, whose protein sequence is MSIKLRLTILSFLQFAVWGAYLTSMGNYLGRIGLGAEIGLFYAMQGIVSIFMPAILGIIADRWIPAQRLLGISHFIAAIGIIATGYYGMIHGTEADFSMLFLFYSISVAFYMPTIALSNSTAYSILVSNDFNTIQHFPPIRTWGTIGFIIAMLFVNFAGNIQGEFMLSFSHTEGFMSFQNGYEQFYVSGILGIILFLYTFTLPKVPVSSSKEKRTLSDALGLKAFALFKEKRMAIFFIFSMLLGVSLQITNGYANPYITGFKNIDEFAQAWGANNANALISISQVSETLCILLIPFFLKRFGIKKVMLMAMIAWFLRFGLFAIGDPGAGAWMFVLSMIVYGVAFDFFNVSGSLFVDLETDKNIRSSAQGVFMVMTNGLGATIGMLGAGAIVNHFVFAQTDILLQLQGWRISWAIFAGFALMVTIVFALVFKYKHNSTQLENISKH, encoded by the coding sequence ATGAGCATCAAACTACGATTAACTATTTTAAGCTTCCTACAATTTGCCGTTTGGGGAGCTTATCTAACTTCTATGGGAAATTACCTTGGAAGAATTGGATTAGGAGCTGAAATCGGACTTTTCTATGCCATGCAGGGGATTGTTTCTATTTTTATGCCAGCCATTTTAGGGATTATCGCCGATAGATGGATTCCTGCTCAGCGTTTATTAGGAATAAGTCATTTCATTGCTGCCATTGGAATAATTGCAACAGGATATTATGGAATGATACATGGAACAGAAGCAGATTTCTCTATGCTTTTTCTTTTCTATTCCATTAGCGTTGCCTTTTATATGCCAACCATAGCCCTATCTAATTCGACAGCATATTCGATTCTAGTTTCAAATGACTTTAATACAATTCAACACTTCCCTCCTATCCGAACATGGGGAACTATTGGCTTTATCATTGCTATGCTCTTTGTGAATTTTGCAGGAAATATACAGGGAGAATTTATGCTTAGCTTTTCTCACACAGAAGGATTTATGAGCTTTCAAAATGGATATGAGCAATTTTATGTATCTGGAATTTTAGGTATTATTCTATTCTTATACACATTTACACTTCCTAAAGTTCCCGTTTCTTCTTCTAAAGAGAAAAGAACATTATCGGATGCATTAGGCTTAAAAGCTTTTGCGCTGTTTAAAGAAAAGAGAATGGCCATATTTTTTATATTCTCTATGCTTCTTGGAGTTTCGCTTCAAATCACAAATGGATATGCTAACCCATATATTACAGGGTTTAAAAACATTGATGAGTTCGCGCAAGCTTGGGGAGCAAATAATGCAAATGCGCTAATTTCTATCTCTCAAGTGTCTGAAACTTTGTGTATTTTACTTATTCCATTCTTCTTAAAAAGATTTGGTATCAAAAAAGTAATGCTTATGGCTATGATTGCCTGGTTTCTGCGATTTGGGCTCTTTGCCATAGGAGATCCAGGTGCTGGTGCTTGGATGTTCGTTCTCTCAATGATTGTATATGGAGTTGCTTTCGATTTCTTTAATGTTTCAGGGTCTCTTTTTGTTGATTTGGAAACAGATAAAAATATACGTTCAAGTGCACAAGGTGTATTCATGGTTATGACAAATGGATTAGGTGCCACTATCGGAATGCTCGGAGCTGGTGCCATTGTGAATCATTTTGTATTTGCACAAACCGACATTCTCCTACAGTTGCAAGGTTGGAGAATATCTTGGGCTATTTTTGCAGGATTTGCACTCATGGTAACGATTGTTTTTGCCTTGGTTTTCAAATACAAGCACAACTCCACTCAACTTGAAAATATTTCCAAACATTAA